The following coding sequences lie in one uncultured Cohaesibacter sp. genomic window:
- a CDS encoding GNAT family N-acetyltransferase codes for MTKSQSIEGSSEPMIRFRMAQKSDASLLHRMVGELAAFLGDQGKHTATVADYEAFGFGERPAFDALIAELEEKPLGMCLYFGSFSTWMGKPGLYIQDLYVSDDARGLGLGRKLVERVAEIGRGRGCQYLRLSVDAANVSAQGFYEACGFRWSDAEKLYAAKGEAFLALAAAGGNACKGEHS; via the coding sequence ATGACGAAAAGCCAGTCAATCGAGGGGTCTTCAGAGCCGATGATCCGGTTTCGTATGGCGCAAAAATCCGATGCCTCCCTCCTTCATCGCATGGTCGGTGAGCTTGCTGCTTTTCTGGGCGATCAGGGCAAGCACACGGCGACTGTCGCGGATTATGAGGCATTCGGTTTTGGGGAACGACCTGCCTTTGACGCCCTGATTGCGGAGCTTGAAGAAAAGCCGCTCGGCATGTGCCTCTATTTCGGCAGTTTCTCGACATGGATGGGCAAACCGGGGCTCTATATTCAGGATCTTTATGTCTCGGATGACGCCCGCGGGTTGGGGCTTGGTCGCAAGCTGGTGGAGCGTGTGGCGGAGATCGGTCGGGGGCGGGGCTGTCAGTATCTCCGGCTGTCTGTTGATGCGGCCAATGTGTCAGCACAGGGGTTTTATGAAGCGTGCGGATTTCGATGGTCCGACGCCGAGAAGCTCTATGCGGCCAAGGGAGAGGCTTTTCTTGCCCTTGCCGCTGCTGGCGGGAATGCATGCAAGGGAGAGCATTCATGA
- a CDS encoding GNAT family N-acetyltransferase, which produces MPNRIIKVRRAEEVDAVRGLVWEFFDVMRERYPDMLQTIDDYIAEQNIAGELEHFGKVFMPPLGECLMALRRDVPVGMIMLKPHGHTDCEMNRMYVREGARGHGIGRQLSEDIIREARALGYQTMWLDALYRHVEAIPLYESLGFKRHTDPDVFGGDDKRIIHMRMKL; this is translated from the coding sequence TTGCCCAATAGAATAATCAAGGTGAGACGGGCAGAGGAAGTCGATGCCGTCCGAGGGCTCGTGTGGGAATTTTTTGACGTGATGCGCGAGCGGTATCCGGACATGCTCCAGACCATCGACGATTATATCGCCGAGCAGAATATTGCTGGCGAGCTGGAGCATTTCGGCAAGGTCTTCATGCCCCCACTTGGCGAATGCCTGATGGCCCTGAGGCGGGATGTCCCTGTCGGCATGATCATGCTCAAACCCCATGGCCACACCGATTGTGAAATGAACCGCATGTATGTGCGCGAAGGGGCGCGCGGACACGGGATCGGCCGCCAGCTGAGCGAAGACATCATTCGCGAGGCAAGAGCGCTCGGCTATCAGACCATGTGGCTCGACGCGCTTTACCGGCATGTGGAAGCCATCCCGCTCTATGAAAGCCTCGGCTTCAAACGCCACACCGACCCCGATGTCTTTGGCGGAGACGATAAGCGTATCATCCACATGCGCATGAAGCTCTGA
- a CDS encoding CerR family C-terminal domain-containing protein — MAKQARSETTRTALIRSAFDLFADKGYVAASTREIAAAANTNIASITYHFGGKAGLRMACAETIIGHMLKQRNTPDLMPMPEVAKTAETEFELFILRQADMLLNLDEAQAMVRFLFRELYERSEIFEHMYESLFGPLFEHVLSLWAKATDTPPEEARSNENRIRAFSVIGQIAYFRVGQPVVTRHLGWSGYDRPEVDQILKVLQVNIRALVATYRTIQ, encoded by the coding sequence ATGGCAAAACAAGCAAGATCCGAAACAACAAGAACCGCCCTTATCCGATCCGCCTTCGACCTTTTCGCAGATAAGGGATATGTCGCTGCATCCACGCGCGAAATCGCAGCAGCAGCCAACACCAACATTGCCTCGATCACCTACCATTTCGGAGGCAAGGCCGGTCTCAGGATGGCCTGCGCAGAAACGATCATCGGGCATATGCTGAAACAGCGGAACACACCTGACCTCATGCCCATGCCTGAGGTCGCCAAAACGGCTGAAACCGAGTTTGAGCTCTTCATCCTTCGTCAGGCTGACATGCTACTGAACCTTGATGAGGCTCAGGCAATGGTCCGCTTTCTCTTCCGCGAACTCTACGAGCGATCGGAAATCTTCGAGCATATGTATGAAAGCCTGTTCGGCCCACTGTTCGAGCATGTCCTCTCCCTTTGGGCCAAAGCCACCGATACGCCACCAGAAGAGGCAAGATCGAACGAGAACAGAATCCGTGCCTTTTCAGTTATCGGCCAAATCGCCTACTTCCGCGTCGGTCAACCCGTGGTCACCCGCCACCTTGGTTGGAGCGGCTATGACCGCCCCGAAGTCGATCAGATCCTGAAAGTCCTGCAAGTCAACATCCGCGCCCTCGTCGCTACCTATAGGACCATACAATGA
- a CDS encoding ABC transporter ATP-binding protein, translating into MKQDHPSFAFRTEGLTKTYGEGNAAVHALRGVDLEIPEGEIVVLLGASGSGKSTLLNIIGGLDRASEGDVYFKDTCLSDLTDDRLTLYRREHVGFVFQFYNLMPSLTALENVQLVTEIADDPLDAEEALALVGLKERAHHFPAQLSGGEQQRVAIARAIAKQPTVLFCDEPTGALDSTTGRVILKVLKDVNDKLGATVLIVTHAASTAAMADRVIHFADGQIREVVLNDAPLSPDEIEW; encoded by the coding sequence ATGAAGCAGGATCATCCGTCCTTCGCCTTCCGCACCGAGGGCCTCACCAAGACCTACGGCGAGGGAAACGCTGCCGTCCATGCCTTGCGAGGCGTCGATCTGGAGATCCCGGAAGGTGAAATCGTCGTCCTTCTCGGCGCATCAGGCAGCGGCAAATCCACCCTGCTCAACATTATCGGCGGCCTTGATCGCGCCAGCGAAGGCGATGTCTATTTCAAGGACACGTGCCTCTCTGACCTGACCGATGACCGCCTCACGCTCTATCGCCGCGAACATGTCGGCTTCGTCTTCCAGTTCTACAATCTCATGCCGAGCCTCACTGCGCTCGAGAATGTGCAGCTTGTCACCGAGATTGCCGACGATCCGCTCGATGCCGAAGAAGCGCTTGCGCTTGTGGGCCTCAAGGAACGCGCCCATCATTTCCCCGCCCAGCTCTCCGGAGGTGAGCAGCAAAGGGTCGCCATTGCTCGCGCCATCGCCAAACAGCCCACGGTGCTGTTCTGCGACGAGCCGACCGGCGCTCTCGACAGCACCACCGGTCGCGTCATTCTCAAGGTCCTGAAGGATGTGAACGACAAACTCGGCGCGACTGTCCTCATCGTCACCCATGCAGCCAGCACGGCCGCCATGGCCGACCGGGTGATCCATTTCGCCGACGGCCAGATCCGGGAAGTGGTGCTCAATGACGCGCCCCTCTCCCCGGACGAGATCGAATGGTAG
- a CDS encoding ABC transporter ATP-binding protein → MKAIDVRNLVKRFGDKTVVNNVSLSVDQGEISGFLGPNGSGKTTTIRVMCGLLTPDEGEGTVLGHDLRREQLSIKRQVGYMTQKFSLYTDLTIEENLYFVARLYGLSPARRYVRETLENLGLTSRKSQLAGFLSGGWKQRLALAACIMHQPKLLLLDEPTAGVDPKARREFWDEIHQLAADGMTVMVSTHYMDEAERCHRINYIAYGTLLTSGTVEEVVSQAGLHTFVLNGKDANLASRQLQSMEGVDQVAPFGSSLHVVGHNRELLEKAVRDVAGTFDIRFEPGETTLEDVFIQYMAQSTDNMDDGNGRSVA, encoded by the coding sequence ATGAAAGCGATCGACGTCCGCAATCTCGTCAAGCGGTTTGGCGACAAGACCGTCGTCAACAACGTCAGCCTGTCCGTCGATCAGGGCGAGATCTCCGGCTTTCTTGGCCCCAACGGCTCGGGCAAGACCACGACGATCCGCGTCATGTGCGGTCTGCTGACCCCAGATGAAGGTGAAGGCACCGTTCTTGGCCACGATCTACGACGGGAACAATTGAGCATCAAGCGTCAGGTTGGTTACATGACGCAAAAATTCTCCCTCTACACCGATCTGACCATTGAAGAAAATCTCTATTTCGTCGCCCGTCTCTATGGCCTGTCTCCAGCCCGACGCTATGTCAGGGAAACCCTTGAAAATCTCGGCCTCACCTCGCGCAAGAGCCAGTTGGCAGGCTTTCTGTCAGGTGGCTGGAAGCAGAGACTGGCTCTAGCCGCCTGCATCATGCACCAGCCCAAATTGCTGCTGCTCGACGAGCCGACCGCAGGGGTCGACCCCAAGGCACGGCGGGAATTCTGGGACGAGATCCACCAGCTCGCAGCCGACGGCATGACCGTAATGGTCTCAACCCATTACATGGACGAGGCCGAACGCTGCCACCGGATCAATTACATCGCCTATGGCACCCTGCTCACCTCCGGTACCGTCGAGGAGGTCGTCTCGCAGGCGGGCCTTCACACCTTCGTCCTCAACGGCAAGGACGCCAACCTCGCCTCCCGCCAGTTGCAGTCGATGGAGGGCGTCGACCAGGTCGCCCCCTTTGGCAGCAGCCTGCATGTCGTCGGCCACAACAGGGAGCTGTTGGAGAAGGCCGTTCGGGATGTGGCGGGCACCTTCGACATACGCTTCGAGCCGGGCGAGACCACCCTTGAGGATGTTTTCATCCAATATATGGCCCAGTCGACCGACAATATGGACGACGGCAACGGCAGGAGCGTGGCGTGA
- the ung gene encoding uracil-DNA glycosylase translates to MISLIDELNACDGWNTALANQHDLLARLDAWLLDEEKEAQILPERGLRLRALHQTPLTSVKVVITGQDPYPGVERSVPHAMGLSFSVPRGIKPPRSLVNIYKELAADCGLVPPSHGDLSAWASRGVLMLNSTLTLRQGEAASHAKKGWEAFTQAVLKQVNNQPQPVVFLAWGRHSHKLIETIDEQRHCVIRTSHPSPLGATKAGNGFEAFLGSRCFSRANDFLASKGRQGIDWCGL, encoded by the coding sequence ATGATCAGTCTCATTGATGAGCTGAACGCCTGCGATGGCTGGAACACGGCGCTCGCCAACCAGCATGATCTGTTGGCCCGCCTTGATGCATGGTTGCTCGATGAGGAAAAAGAAGCACAAATCCTCCCTGAGCGCGGCCTTCGTCTGCGTGCTCTTCATCAGACGCCTCTCACTTCGGTCAAGGTGGTGATCACCGGGCAGGATCCCTATCCCGGTGTCGAACGGTCTGTACCCCACGCGATGGGGCTCTCCTTCTCGGTGCCACGCGGGATCAAGCCACCTCGTTCGCTGGTCAATATCTACAAGGAGTTGGCAGCGGATTGCGGGTTGGTGCCGCCGTCGCACGGGGACCTCTCCGCTTGGGCCTCGCGAGGCGTGCTGATGCTTAACAGCACTCTTACCCTCAGGCAGGGAGAGGCGGCTTCCCACGCCAAGAAGGGCTGGGAAGCTTTCACACAAGCCGTGTTGAAGCAGGTGAATAATCAACCGCAACCGGTCGTTTTTCTCGCCTGGGGGCGGCATAGTCACAAGCTGATCGAGACTATTGACGAGCAGAGGCATTGCGTGATCCGCACCTCCCACCCGAGCCCTCTGGGCGCGACCAAGGCCGGGAACGGATTTGAGGCCTTTCTCGGGTCGCGCTGCTTTTCCCGCGCAAACGACTTTCTTGCCTCCAAAGGGCGTCAAGGGATCGACTGGTGTGGATTGTGA
- a CDS encoding ABC transporter permease yields MTLNRFFSWSRLFALLAKELTQMLRDRITFAMMIGIPLVQLALFGFAINTDPKRLPAALVTTSQDQFTRAMVNALEVTNYYRFDYLVSTAEEADELMQKGKITFIVTIPSDFSKRVLKGDNPQILIEADATDPSASSGAVSTLTTVANQAFLRELGKVESDSSGLDIVVHRRYNPEGITQYNIVPGLLGVILQLVMVMMTAMALTREVERGTMENLLAMPATPFEIMLGKILPYLGIGGVQVIVILVAAKAVFHVPFVGSLPLLLLGIMIFISSLVLIGYTISTVARSQMQAMQMSFFFFLPSLMLSGFMFPFKGMPDWAQMLGNIFPLTYFLRIVRGIMLKGADLEAVRSPLIALVFFTILLAIIALLRFRKTLD; encoded by the coding sequence GTGACCCTCAACCGCTTTTTCTCCTGGTCCCGGCTTTTTGCCCTTCTGGCCAAGGAATTGACCCAGATGCTGCGGGACCGCATCACCTTTGCGATGATGATCGGCATTCCTCTCGTGCAGCTGGCCCTCTTCGGCTTTGCCATCAACACTGACCCCAAGCGGCTCCCGGCGGCACTCGTGACCACCTCGCAGGACCAATTCACCCGCGCCATGGTCAATGCCCTCGAGGTCACCAACTATTATCGCTTTGACTATCTGGTCTCCACCGCCGAAGAGGCGGACGAACTGATGCAGAAGGGCAAGATCACCTTCATCGTTACTATCCCTTCCGACTTTTCCAAGCGGGTCCTGAAGGGCGACAACCCGCAGATCCTGATCGAGGCGGATGCCACTGACCCGTCCGCCTCGTCAGGTGCTGTCTCGACCCTGACGACCGTTGCCAATCAGGCTTTCCTCAGAGAACTGGGCAAGGTGGAGAGCGACAGCTCCGGCCTCGATATCGTCGTCCATCGCCGCTACAACCCCGAAGGCATCACCCAATATAATATCGTGCCCGGCCTGCTAGGGGTCATCCTGCAGCTCGTCATGGTAATGATGACCGCCATGGCCCTGACACGCGAGGTCGAGCGGGGCACCATGGAGAATCTCCTCGCCATGCCCGCAACCCCGTTCGAGATCATGCTCGGCAAGATCCTGCCCTATCTGGGCATTGGCGGGGTTCAGGTGATCGTCATTCTAGTCGCCGCCAAGGCGGTGTTCCATGTCCCCTTTGTCGGTTCCCTGCCCCTGCTTCTCCTCGGCATCATGATCTTCATCTCCTCGCTCGTGCTGATCGGCTACACCATCTCCACCGTGGCGCGGAGCCAGATGCAGGCCATGCAGATGAGTTTCTTCTTCTTCCTGCCCTCGCTCATGCTGTCCGGCTTCATGTTTCCCTTCAAGGGCATGCCCGACTGGGCACAGATGCTTGGAAACATCTTTCCCCTGACATATTTTCTGAGGATCGTTCGGGGTATCATGCTCAAGGGCGCGGATCTGGAAGCGGTTCGTTCCCCGTTGATTGCGCTGGTCTTTTTCACGATCCTGCTCGCAATCATCGCCCTGTTGCGCTTCCGTAAGACCCTCGACTAA
- a CDS encoding HlyD family efflux transporter periplasmic adaptor subunit produces the protein MSFLCSIPVLSMLFTGCLPPEPLATGYVEGDYVLVAPIETAQIAAIPVKRGDRVSFDQALAILERRDTEIAVAQAEAALAQAKSKLADLEQGARPEKIATIKASIAAAEASAEEAKRDMERQQTLAARGTVSESKLQSARTSYDVAKAKVEELEADLAYTKLPARKDEIAAAIASVKQAEASLESAEWRLTKRTLKASQPGTVVDVIRDLGEVAGPSAPILSILPDGGAKLRLYIPEKDIATIKLGSRLTVECDGCSGDHTATVNYISDGPEFTPPVIYSLENRQKLVYLIEAKLGKDSALKPGQIVSVRLDANSVGDGS, from the coding sequence ATGAGCTTCCTCTGTTCCATTCCAGTCCTGTCGATGCTGTTCACCGGCTGCCTGCCACCCGAGCCTCTGGCGACCGGTTATGTCGAAGGCGACTATGTGCTCGTTGCCCCCATCGAGACGGCTCAGATCGCTGCCATCCCGGTCAAGCGCGGAGATCGCGTGAGCTTTGATCAGGCCCTCGCGATCCTCGAACGTCGCGACACCGAAATCGCTGTTGCTCAGGCCGAAGCAGCTCTGGCACAGGCCAAAAGCAAACTGGCCGATCTCGAACAGGGCGCTCGCCCCGAAAAGATCGCAACCATCAAGGCCTCCATCGCGGCCGCTGAGGCAAGTGCCGAGGAAGCCAAACGCGACATGGAACGCCAGCAGACACTGGCCGCACGCGGCACCGTTTCCGAAAGCAAGCTGCAATCGGCCCGCACGAGCTATGATGTCGCCAAGGCCAAGGTCGAGGAGCTCGAAGCCGACCTCGCCTACACCAAGCTACCGGCCCGCAAGGACGAGATCGCGGCAGCCATTGCGTCGGTCAAGCAGGCCGAAGCCTCGCTTGAATCTGCCGAATGGCGCCTGACGAAACGCACGCTGAAGGCCAGCCAACCCGGCACCGTCGTTGATGTGATCCGGGATCTTGGCGAAGTTGCTGGCCCCTCCGCTCCGATCCTGTCGATCCTTCCTGATGGCGGCGCGAAGTTGCGCCTCTACATCCCGGAAAAGGACATAGCCACCATCAAGCTCGGTAGCCGTCTGACGGTCGAATGTGACGGCTGCTCCGGTGATCACACCGCCACCGTGAATTACATCTCGGACGGGCCGGAATTCACCCCTCCCGTCATCTACTCCCTCGAGAACCGGCAAAAGCTGGTCTATCTGATCGAGGCCAAACTGGGCAAGGACAGCGCCCTCAAACCCGGCCAGATCGTATCGGTAAGACTGGACGCCAATTCGGTTGGAGACGGGTCATGA
- a CDS encoding sensor domain-containing diguanylate cyclase: MDQSFYEKILDAMTDGVYFVNRKRQVLYWNKAAEKLSGYKAEEVIGKCCAENTLQHVDDEGNHLCFGGCPLAASMRDGEPRETHVYMHHKSGYRVPVYIRSFPMRDETGKVTGAVEIFKDDSQHRAMTSEVENLRQETLTDPLSGIGNRRYADITLESFEAGFRNKGIPFGVIIVDVDNFKNINDTWGHKVGDQVIQTVAKTLSAALRPRDIACRWGGDEYVVLIPNATQEGIDVIGRRLVHLIKESWINLEKEVITFSASIGGALSQTGDTQGSVMERADRQLYLSKESGRNCFYHNGARYGLDLVARRAG, from the coding sequence ATGGACCAGTCCTTTTACGAGAAGATTCTCGACGCGATGACGGATGGCGTTTACTTCGTCAATCGCAAGCGTCAGGTGCTGTACTGGAACAAGGCCGCTGAAAAGCTGAGTGGCTACAAGGCCGAAGAGGTTATTGGCAAATGCTGCGCGGAAAATACGCTGCAACATGTCGATGACGAGGGAAATCACCTCTGTTTTGGGGGCTGCCCGCTGGCAGCCAGTATGCGGGATGGCGAGCCGCGGGAAACCCACGTCTATATGCATCACAAGAGCGGTTATCGCGTTCCGGTCTATATTCGGTCTTTTCCGATGCGCGATGAAACCGGCAAGGTGACGGGTGCCGTCGAGATCTTCAAGGATGACAGCCAGCACCGTGCGATGACCTCCGAAGTCGAGAACCTTCGTCAGGAGACACTGACTGATCCCCTGTCAGGGATTGGCAACCGCCGTTATGCGGACATCACCCTCGAAAGCTTCGAAGCCGGGTTCCGCAACAAAGGGATTCCATTCGGTGTGATCATCGTGGATGTCGACAATTTCAAGAATATCAATGACACCTGGGGCCACAAGGTTGGCGATCAGGTCATTCAGACCGTGGCCAAGACCCTGTCGGCGGCTTTGCGTCCCCGTGATATCGCCTGTCGTTGGGGCGGGGACGAATATGTGGTTCTCATTCCCAATGCGACGCAGGAAGGGATTGATGTGATCGGTCGCCGCCTTGTGCACCTGATCAAGGAATCTTGGATCAATCTCGAGAAAGAAGTGATCACCTTCTCTGCTTCGATTGGTGGTGCGCTGTCACAGACGGGTGACACGCAGGGTAGCGTCATGGAGCGGGCAGACAGGCAGCTTTATCTGAGTAAGGAAAGCGGGCGGAATTGCTTCTACCACAATGGGGCGCGATATGGCCTCGATCTGGTCGCTCGAAGAGCCGGATAA
- a CDS encoding FtsX-like permease family protein: protein MSPLDQKLFRDLWRMKGQAIAIAAVIATGVMLLVMMSGVVTSLTETRRAYYERNRLAHVFAPVKRAPLHVIRDLANLPGVTAAEGRVTGSALISLPSLALPLRATAISLPDLAEPRLNAIHLTDGRQISHDKSDEIILLNSFARAHELKPGDTLSATMNGAKRTFRIVGLAQSPEYLYSVAPGEMISDDSRFGVIWMSQTALSAAYDMQGAFNEALLSLGPRTNLEEILDRVDLALDPYGGLGAYGLKDQTSNRFITEEIVGMEGSARVVPPIFLAVAAFLLNIVISRMVQSEREQIGLIKAFGYTNWEVGLHYFKFVLIIAVGGAFFGCLGGIALGRGMMDLYLTYYKFPILVFELDPVSFVTAFLTSILAASAGGLFVLRSVFALTPAVAMRPPAPADYSGANRFGTAINRLLDQPSRMVVRRITRQPGRMLGALVGIACGMALSVSMISLLAGFDKTMDLTFSVMDRSDVTVTFTHALGQKAVHELNSLPGVLQVEPERAVSAGLRNGLRSYRGGIEGLTETPHLKRAIAKDLSPIPLGAEGIVLSKALAKTLDITPGDILTVEILEGRRPTLRIPVANVAESLLGSPAYMRIDALNKVMKEPLRVSTAYLRIDTNQADRIFKQLKDRPYVAGVSLKSDAKAALEKMMNTGAGSMRFVMIAIAAIITFGIVYNAARIAYAERLRDLASLRVMGFTRSEAAFVLLGELGIITLAALPLGGLLGYYLSYSIAEGFSTDLYQIPTIFSPASYGTAALAVLIAAVFSGWLVKRDIDRADLVSALKIRE, encoded by the coding sequence ATGTCTCCCCTCGATCAGAAGCTGTTCCGTGATCTCTGGCGCATGAAGGGTCAGGCGATTGCCATCGCTGCGGTGATCGCAACCGGGGTCATGCTGCTGGTGATGATGTCCGGGGTGGTCACCTCATTGACCGAAACGCGGCGCGCCTACTATGAGCGCAACCGCCTCGCCCATGTCTTCGCACCGGTCAAGCGCGCACCACTCCATGTCATCCGCGACCTCGCCAACCTGCCCGGCGTGACCGCCGCAGAAGGCCGCGTGACAGGCTCGGCACTCATCAGCCTGCCAAGCCTCGCGCTGCCCCTGAGAGCAACAGCGATCTCCCTGCCCGATCTTGCCGAGCCACGCCTCAACGCCATCCATCTGACCGACGGGCGGCAGATCAGCCACGACAAATCCGACGAAATCATCCTGCTCAACAGCTTCGCCCGCGCTCACGAGCTCAAACCCGGCGACACCCTGTCGGCAACCATGAATGGCGCCAAACGCACATTTCGCATTGTCGGCCTCGCCCAATCCCCCGAATATCTCTACAGCGTCGCGCCGGGCGAGATGATTTCCGACGACAGCCGCTTCGGCGTGATCTGGATGAGCCAGACCGCCCTCTCGGCTGCCTATGACATGCAAGGCGCCTTCAACGAGGCCCTCTTGTCCCTCGGCCCACGCACCAATCTTGAGGAAATCCTCGACCGCGTCGATCTCGCGCTCGACCCTTACGGCGGCTTAGGGGCTTACGGCCTCAAGGACCAGACCTCGAACCGCTTCATTACCGAAGAGATCGTCGGCATGGAGGGCTCCGCCCGCGTCGTCCCGCCGATCTTCCTCGCCGTTGCCGCCTTCCTGCTCAATATCGTCATCTCCCGCATGGTCCAGTCGGAACGCGAACAGATCGGCCTGATCAAAGCCTTTGGCTACACCAACTGGGAAGTGGGATTGCACTATTTCAAGTTCGTGCTGATCATCGCAGTCGGCGGGGCTTTCTTCGGCTGCCTTGGCGGCATCGCCCTTGGTCGAGGCATGATGGATCTCTATCTCACCTATTACAAATTCCCCATTCTGGTGTTCGAGCTCGATCCTGTCTCTTTCGTCACGGCATTCCTGACCTCCATTCTGGCGGCGTCCGCTGGTGGCCTGTTCGTCCTGCGCAGTGTCTTTGCCCTCACCCCGGCAGTTGCCATGCGCCCGCCTGCTCCAGCTGACTATTCGGGAGCCAACCGCTTTGGCACCGCCATCAACCGCCTCCTCGACCAGCCAAGCCGCATGGTGGTGCGTCGCATCACCCGCCAGCCGGGCCGCATGCTCGGAGCGCTCGTCGGCATCGCCTGCGGCATGGCCCTGTCCGTCTCGATGATTTCCCTCCTCGCCGGCTTCGACAAGACCATGGACCTCACCTTCTCCGTGATGGACAGAAGCGATGTGACGGTCACCTTCACCCACGCGCTGGGACAAAAGGCCGTCCATGAGCTCAACAGTCTGCCCGGCGTTCTGCAGGTAGAGCCCGAACGCGCTGTCTCAGCCGGCCTGCGCAATGGCCTCAGGTCCTATCGCGGCGGCATAGAAGGGCTCACCGAAACGCCCCATCTCAAGCGGGCCATCGCCAAGGACCTGTCGCCAATTCCGCTTGGCGCAGAGGGTATTGTGCTGTCCAAGGCCCTCGCCAAGACCCTCGACATCACACCGGGAGATATCCTCACCGTCGAGATCCTTGAAGGGCGACGTCCGACACTCAGGATCCCGGTCGCCAATGTTGCCGAAAGCCTGCTTGGCTCGCCCGCCTACATGCGCATCGACGCGCTCAACAAGGTCATGAAGGAACCCTTGCGCGTCTCGACCGCCTATCTGCGCATCGATACCAATCAGGCCGACCGGATCTTCAAGCAGCTGAAAGACCGTCCCTATGTGGCGGGCGTAAGCCTCAAGTCCGATGCCAAGGCAGCACTTGAGAAAATGATGAACACCGGTGCAGGCTCCATGCGCTTCGTCATGATCGCCATTGCCGCCATCATCACCTTCGGCATCGTCTACAATGCCGCCCGCATTGCCTATGCGGAACGTTTGCGAGACCTTGCAAGCCTCAGGGTTATGGGCTTCACCCGATCGGAGGCCGCCTTCGTGCTTCTGGGCGAGCTTGGCATTATCACGCTTGCGGCCCTGCCCCTTGGCGGCTTGCTGGGCTATTATCTCAGCTACAGCATCGCGGAAGGCTTCAGTACGGATCTTTATCAGATCCCCACCATCTTCTCACCGGCCAGCTACGGCACGGCAGCCCTCGCGGTCCTGATCGCGGCTGTCTTTTCGGGTTGGCTGGTGAAACGTGACATCGACCGGGCAGACCTCGTCTCCGCCCTCAAAATCAGGGAATAA